One genomic segment of Myxococcota bacterium includes these proteins:
- a CDS encoding GTP-binding protein, translating into MNERIPVLIVSGFLGSGKTTLVRHLLADAQRTGVRLAVVSNEFGELGVDATLFTAAREDYVELSGGCICCKLSDALVETLQEIRERSNPDRIVIETSGVALPFDTQLQLWRDPVRDWVSDDVAVVVVNAEQVATGRDLDDTFEQQVSSADLLLLNQVDQVPEDALPRLEDTLRELEPEAPILRANHARVAPDLLFPPDPEGLRQRRRADGESAAPHTHEPFASEELAVPDGISEAALLERLSNLGALRAKGFVVTDAGLRVVQGVGARVQLEVPDFEVPAEQRGRIVVIRRAGSAAVPHGSPAA; encoded by the coding sequence ATGAACGAGCGCATCCCCGTGCTCATCGTTTCGGGCTTCCTCGGTAGCGGGAAGACGACGCTCGTTCGGCATCTGTTGGCCGACGCCCAGCGCACCGGCGTCCGGCTCGCTGTGGTGTCGAACGAGTTCGGAGAGCTCGGCGTCGACGCGACGCTCTTCACCGCGGCGCGCGAAGACTACGTGGAGCTCTCGGGCGGCTGCATCTGCTGCAAGCTCTCCGACGCGCTCGTCGAGACCCTGCAAGAAATCCGCGAGCGCTCGAACCCGGATCGCATCGTGATCGAGACCTCCGGCGTCGCCCTTCCCTTCGACACCCAGCTCCAGCTCTGGCGGGATCCCGTACGAGATTGGGTGTCCGACGACGTCGCGGTCGTGGTGGTGAATGCCGAGCAGGTCGCGACGGGACGCGACCTCGACGACACCTTCGAGCAACAGGTCTCGTCCGCGGACCTCTTGTTGCTGAACCAGGTCGACCAGGTTCCCGAAGACGCGCTGCCCCGGCTCGAAGACACCCTGCGCGAGCTCGAACCCGAAGCGCCGATCCTGCGCGCGAACCACGCCCGCGTGGCGCCGGATCTGCTGTTCCCGCCCGACCCCGAGGGCCTGCGCCAGCGCCGACGCGCAGACGGCGAGAGCGCCGCCCCCCACACCCACGAGCCCTTCGCCTCCGAGGAGCTCGCGGTGCCCGACGGCATCTCCGAGGCGGCACTGCTCGAACGACTCTCGAACCTGGGCGCGTTGCGCGCGAAGGGGTTCGTGGTCACCGACGCCGGGCTGCGGGTGGTCCAGGGGGTCGGCGCGCGCGTTCAGCTCGAGGTGCCCGACTTCGAGGTACCCGCCGAACAGCGCGGTCGCATCGTCGTGATCCGCCGCGCTGGCAGCGCCGCGGTTCCGCACGGAAGCCCTGCCGCGTGA
- a CDS encoding DUF3516 domain-containing protein, with protein sequence MNLGERITAAADADAILDRFLAWVSDQGISPYPEQEEAILELLAGHHVVLSTPTGSGKSLVALALHFRALCDGERSFYTAPVKALVSEKFFALCDTFGADRVGMLTGDASINPDAPVICCTTEVLANMAVRGGESTDAPCVVLDEFHFYDDVERGMAWQLPLLVLRHSQFLLMSATIGNTDGLERQLAGFTQRDVAHVHSDLRPVPLEFEYRETPLHETLEDLIRRDLAPVYVVNFTQRECGELAQGATSANLADREARRAIAEEVGDFRFDSAYGRDVKRFLSHGIGIHHAGLLPKYRLLVERLAQQGLLRVIFGTDTLGVGVNVPIRTVVLNKLSKFDGEKVALLRSREFRQIAGRAGRKGFDDRGMVICQAPEHVIENLRQEAKQRESGKKKPPRRKPAPAGFVPWNAEIFDTLVEKPPEMLRSRFQVDHGLVLGVLQRDGRADYAAVARLIERSHESDASKARQRRQSAQLFRSLVQADLVELVPAPNGREIRVSPELQADFSLHDTLSLFLVEAVDALDPDSDTYPLELLSVVEAVQENPRAILREQERREKGECIARWKAEGVEYDERMRRLEEVSYPKPEEEFLRGAFAVFAEQHPWAREDAIRPKGIAREMVESFRSFDDYVRELSLARGEGVLLRYLSQVHNALVKTIPEAAKTDAVIEVIAFLRSTLAAVDTSLLEAWEALVAPDATRERAATPEPPRFDLAAQPRLLRARVRSELLAIVRALSHRDYGGALEWLCPDGEERWDAARLEADLETFHEEYGAILFTPEARQAHWTQLKPVAERRWQVSQVLLDSAGDHLWALHGEVDLRQDREPDAPLFQLLRIGT encoded by the coding sequence GTGAACCTCGGCGAGCGCATCACCGCCGCCGCGGATGCCGACGCGATCCTCGACCGCTTCCTCGCCTGGGTGAGCGATCAGGGTATCTCTCCCTATCCGGAGCAAGAGGAGGCCATCCTCGAGCTCCTGGCGGGGCACCACGTGGTGCTCTCGACGCCGACGGGCTCGGGGAAATCCCTGGTCGCGCTCGCGCTGCATTTCAGAGCGCTGTGCGACGGCGAGCGATCCTTCTACACCGCACCGGTCAAGGCACTCGTCAGTGAGAAGTTCTTCGCGCTGTGCGACACCTTCGGCGCCGACAGGGTCGGCATGCTGACGGGCGACGCGAGCATCAACCCGGATGCTCCGGTGATCTGCTGCACCACCGAGGTGCTCGCCAACATGGCGGTGCGCGGCGGCGAGAGCACCGACGCCCCCTGCGTGGTGCTCGACGAGTTCCACTTCTACGACGACGTGGAGCGCGGCATGGCCTGGCAGCTGCCGCTCCTCGTGCTGCGCCACTCCCAGTTCCTGTTGATGTCGGCGACCATCGGAAACACCGACGGACTCGAGCGACAGCTCGCCGGCTTCACCCAGCGCGATGTCGCCCACGTCCACTCGGATCTGCGCCCGGTCCCGCTCGAGTTCGAGTACCGGGAGACGCCACTCCACGAGACCCTCGAGGACCTGATCCGACGCGACCTGGCGCCGGTCTACGTCGTCAACTTCACCCAGCGCGAGTGCGGAGAACTCGCCCAGGGGGCGACCAGCGCCAACCTCGCCGACCGCGAGGCCCGCCGCGCGATCGCCGAGGAGGTCGGCGACTTCCGCTTCGACTCGGCCTACGGCCGCGACGTGAAGCGCTTCCTCTCCCACGGCATCGGCATCCACCATGCGGGGCTGCTGCCGAAGTACCGGCTCCTCGTCGAGCGCCTGGCCCAGCAGGGCCTGTTGCGGGTGATCTTCGGGACGGACACGCTCGGAGTTGGCGTGAACGTGCCGATCCGCACCGTCGTCTTGAACAAGCTGTCGAAGTTCGACGGGGAGAAGGTGGCGCTGCTGCGCTCGCGCGAGTTTCGTCAGATCGCGGGACGCGCGGGGCGCAAGGGCTTCGACGACCGCGGCATGGTGATCTGCCAGGCGCCGGAACACGTGATCGAGAACCTCCGCCAGGAAGCGAAACAGCGCGAGTCGGGGAAGAAGAAGCCGCCGCGTCGCAAGCCCGCCCCGGCGGGCTTCGTCCCCTGGAACGCCGAGATCTTCGACACGCTCGTCGAGAAACCGCCCGAGATGCTGCGATCGCGTTTTCAGGTCGACCATGGCCTCGTGCTCGGCGTGCTCCAGCGCGATGGCAGGGCGGACTACGCGGCGGTCGCGCGGCTGATCGAGCGCTCCCACGAATCAGACGCCTCGAAGGCGCGACAGCGACGCCAATCGGCCCAGTTGTTTCGCTCCCTCGTCCAGGCAGACCTCGTCGAGCTGGTTCCCGCGCCGAACGGACGCGAGATCCGCGTGAGCCCCGAACTCCAGGCGGACTTCTCGCTCCACGACACCCTCTCCCTCTTCCTCGTCGAGGCGGTCGACGCCCTCGACCCCGACAGCGACACCTACCCCCTCGAACTCCTCAGCGTGGTCGAGGCCGTGCAGGAGAACCCGCGTGCGATCCTGCGCGAGCAGGAGCGCCGCGAGAAGGGCGAGTGCATCGCGCGCTGGAAGGCCGAGGGCGTCGAGTACGACGAGCGAATGCGCCGCCTCGAAGAGGTGAGCTACCCGAAACCCGAAGAGGAGTTCCTCCGCGGGGCGTTCGCCGTGTTCGCCGAGCAGCATCCGTGGGCCCGGGAGGACGCGATCCGCCCGAAAGGCATCGCCCGGGAGATGGTCGAGAGCTTCCGGAGCTTCGACGACTACGTCCGCGAACTCTCGCTCGCGCGCGGTGAAGGCGTGCTGCTCCGCTACCTGAGCCAGGTCCACAACGCGCTCGTCAAGACCATCCCCGAGGCGGCGAAGACCGACGCCGTGATCGAGGTGATCGCTTTCCTGCGCTCGACCCTGGCGGCGGTGGACACGAGCCTGCTGGAGGCCTGGGAGGCGCTGGTCGCTCCGGACGCGACTCGCGAACGCGCGGCGACCCCCGAACCGCCGCGCTTCGACCTCGCCGCCCAACCGCGCCTGCTGCGCGCGAGGGTCCGCTCGGAACTCCTGGCCATCGTGCGCGCTCTGTCCCACCGCGACTACGGGGGCGCTCTCGAGTGGTTGTGCCCCGACGGCGAGGAGCGCTGGGATGCCGCGCGGCTCGAAGCCGACCTCGAGACCTTCCACGAGGAATACGGCGCCATCCTGTTCACCCCCGAGGCTCGGCAAGCCCATTGGACCCAGCTGAAGCCGGTCGCCGAGCGCCGCTGGCAGGTGTCCCAGGTGTTGCTCGACAGCGCTGGCGACCACCTCTGGGCCCTCCACGGCGAAGTCGACCTGCGGCAAGATCGCGAACCCGACGCCCCGCTCTTCCAGCTGCTGCGAATCGGCACCTAG
- a CDS encoding calcium/sodium antiporter: MALDLFLMVVGLTLLMVGGEAVVRGATGLARALGVSPLVIGLTVVAFGTSAPELAINLIAAWDGRPAISFGNIIGSNLANIGVVVGATSLFRPILVRGVVIARELPMMLLATAAAVVMGFDRVLGMGTDAFDRADGLMLLMLFLVFLYYTIGDFVRERRSANGAADEDEEQSAAAEALGKNALITLAGLVGLVGGAEITVDAAVDLARAFGVPEVVIGLTVLAIGTSLPELVASILATARGHADLAVGNVVGSNIFNLLLVCGITSLVTPIVIPPGGHLDLLMLALLSLVLFGVAMTGKRQIVRLEAGLLLFSYIGYLTWRAGQAML; this comes from the coding sequence ATGGCGCTCGACCTCTTCCTGATGGTGGTCGGCCTCACCCTGCTCATGGTCGGCGGCGAGGCCGTCGTTCGCGGAGCAACGGGACTCGCGCGCGCGCTGGGTGTCTCACCGCTCGTCATCGGCCTGACCGTCGTCGCCTTTGGAACGAGCGCGCCGGAGCTCGCGATCAACCTGATCGCCGCCTGGGACGGACGTCCGGCCATCTCCTTCGGCAACATCATCGGCTCCAACCTCGCGAACATCGGCGTGGTGGTGGGAGCAACCTCGCTGTTCCGCCCGATCCTGGTGAGGGGCGTCGTGATCGCGCGCGAGCTTCCCATGATGCTGCTGGCGACGGCCGCCGCCGTCGTGATGGGCTTCGATCGGGTGCTCGGCATGGGCACCGACGCCTTCGATCGCGCCGACGGCCTGATGCTGTTGATGCTCTTCCTCGTGTTCCTCTACTACACGATCGGCGACTTCGTGCGTGAGCGGAGGAGCGCCAACGGGGCCGCGGACGAGGACGAGGAGCAGAGCGCCGCAGCCGAGGCATTGGGCAAGAACGCTCTCATCACGCTCGCCGGACTCGTCGGCCTGGTGGGAGGCGCGGAGATCACGGTCGACGCGGCCGTCGATCTGGCACGCGCCTTCGGTGTCCCCGAGGTCGTGATCGGGCTCACCGTGCTGGCGATCGGAACCAGCCTCCCCGAACTCGTGGCGTCGATCCTCGCCACCGCCCGGGGCCACGCCGATCTCGCCGTCGGCAACGTGGTGGGATCGAACATCTTCAACCTGCTCCTCGTCTGCGGCATCACCTCGCTCGTCACGCCGATCGTGATCCCGCCGGGCGGCCACCTCGACCTCTTGATGCTCGCCCTGTTGTCGCTCGTGCTCTTCGGCGTCGCGATGACCGGCAAGCGTCAGATCGTCCGCCTCGAAGCGGGCCTCTTGCTCTTCAGCTACATCGGCTATCTGACCTGGCGCGCCGGCCAGGCGATGCTCTAG
- the nth gene encoding endonuclease III encodes MTRAEKARRIAAILEERYPRPDAPLDHTDPYTLLVAVLLSAQCTDARVNQVTPALFARASTPDAMAKLRASEIQRMIRSCGLAPAKAKNIRALSVILRDEYEGRVPSDLGALESLPGVGHKTASVVMSQAFGVPAFPVDTHIHRLAGRWGLSRARNVVEVERDLKKLFPPETWGKVHLQIIFFGREHCPARGHDLETCPICGWAASKAQVARETARSRRR; translated from the coding sequence GTGACGCGCGCTGAGAAAGCCCGGCGCATCGCTGCCATTCTCGAAGAGCGCTACCCGCGTCCCGACGCTCCCCTCGATCACACGGATCCCTACACGCTGCTCGTCGCGGTGCTGCTCTCGGCCCAGTGCACGGACGCGCGCGTGAACCAGGTGACGCCGGCGCTCTTCGCGCGCGCCTCGACGCCGGATGCGATGGCGAAGCTGCGCGCGTCCGAGATCCAGCGGATGATTCGCTCCTGCGGTCTCGCCCCCGCGAAGGCGAAGAACATCCGCGCACTCTCGGTGATCCTGCGCGACGAGTACGAGGGTCGCGTTCCGTCCGATCTCGGGGCGCTCGAGTCCCTGCCGGGCGTTGGACACAAGACCGCAAGCGTGGTGATGTCCCAGGCCTTCGGTGTGCCGGCCTTTCCCGTCGACACCCACATCCACCGCCTGGCGGGACGTTGGGGCTTGTCGCGGGCGCGAAACGTCGTCGAAGTCGAGCGCGATCTGAAGAAGCTCTTCCCCCCGGAGACCTGGGGCAAGGTGCACCTGCAGATCATCTTCTTCGGACGGGAACACTGTCCGGCGCGGGGGCACGATCTGGAAACGTGTCCGATCTGCGGGTGGGCGGCGTCGAAGGCGCAGGTCGCCCGCGAGACCGCGCGGTCGAGGCGGCGCTAG
- a CDS encoding glutathione S-transferase family protein, producing the protein MIVLYGAARVPFTEKVRRALLYKGVSFELREPRSKEDYTRWNPKTGLLPFLDLDGEGIEDSTEILLRLDERFPEPPLLSRDPMVADQQRQLEEWADESFLWYFLKYRRMIGEELGLPLAEGSDGGTYDTPSPTSGSLRRLGAWLRAGGTWERPLTALLRELGLRMDDLVNFLGARPFFYSETLSMADLGVYAMLFTMRKDAIPGASRLIQERPNLAAFMGRVEDATRDREAA; encoded by the coding sequence ATGATCGTCCTCTACGGGGCTGCTCGTGTTCCCTTCACCGAGAAGGTGCGTCGCGCCCTGCTCTACAAGGGTGTGTCCTTCGAGCTGCGCGAGCCCCGGTCGAAGGAAGACTACACGCGCTGGAACCCGAAGACGGGCTTGCTTCCCTTCCTGGACCTCGACGGTGAGGGCATCGAAGACTCGACCGAGATCCTGCTGCGACTGGACGAGCGCTTCCCCGAGCCCCCGCTGCTCTCGAGGGACCCGATGGTGGCCGATCAGCAGCGACAGCTCGAGGAATGGGCCGACGAATCCTTCCTCTGGTACTTCCTGAAGTACCGCCGAATGATCGGCGAAGAGCTGGGCCTGCCCCTCGCCGAGGGCTCGGACGGCGGCACCTACGACACGCCGTCGCCCACGTCGGGTTCGCTACGCCGGCTGGGCGCCTGGCTGCGCGCCGGAGGAACCTGGGAGCGTCCGCTCACCGCGCTCCTGCGCGAGCTCGGGCTGCGCATGGATGACCTGGTCAACTTCCTCGGCGCGCGTCCCTTCTTCTACTCCGAGACGTTGAGCATGGCCGACCTCGGCGTCTACGCGATGCTCTTCACGATGCGCAAGGATGCGATCCCCGGCGCGTCGCGTCTGATCCAAGAGCGCCCGAACCTTGCGGCTTTCATGGGCCGCGTCGAGGACGCCACCCGCGACCGAGAGGCGGCGTGA
- a CDS encoding enoyl-CoA hydratase, producing MSILLVEMSGGLARITLNRPDALNALNAELRDAIRDTFDRLAADPDVRVAILTGAGRAFSAGLDLKELSAAPLGTSGASDEDTIAALHRFPGPIIGAINGFAVTGGFELALACDVLIASEAAVFADTHARVGIVPGWGLSQKLSRLIGIGRAKEVSFTGNFIDAAQAERWGLVNRVVAPGELLPACESLAADMLSCDPASLVRYKQMIDEGYAQTFGDGLRTETRLSRRHLESVTPEAIADRRAGIQERGRRQGGADEA from the coding sequence ATGTCCATCCTGCTCGTCGAGATGTCCGGCGGCCTCGCCCGGATCACCCTGAATCGGCCCGACGCGTTGAATGCGCTCAACGCGGAGCTGCGCGACGCGATTCGCGACACTTTCGATCGCCTCGCCGCCGATCCCGACGTGCGCGTGGCGATCCTCACCGGGGCGGGGCGGGCGTTCTCGGCCGGGCTCGACCTGAAGGAACTCTCGGCCGCGCCGCTCGGCACGTCCGGTGCGTCGGACGAGGACACGATTGCGGCGCTGCATCGCTTTCCGGGGCCGATCATCGGCGCCATCAACGGCTTCGCGGTCACCGGCGGATTCGAGCTGGCGCTGGCCTGCGACGTGTTGATCGCCAGCGAGGCGGCGGTCTTCGCCGACACCCACGCCCGCGTCGGGATCGTGCCCGGGTGGGGGCTCAGCCAGAAGCTCTCGCGGCTCATCGGCATCGGACGCGCGAAGGAGGTCTCCTTCACCGGGAACTTCATCGATGCGGCCCAGGCCGAGCGCTGGGGTCTCGTGAACCGCGTCGTCGCGCCTGGCGAGCTGCTGCCCGCGTGCGAATCGCTGGCCGCCGACATGCTCTCCTGCGATCCGGCGTCCCTGGTTCGCTACAAGCAGATGATCGACGAGGGCTACGCCCAGACCTTCGGCGACGGGTTGCGCACCGAGACGCGTCTGTCGCGGAGACACCTCGAGAGCGTCACGCCCGAGGCGATCGCCGATCGCCGGGCAGGCATCCAGGAGCGCGGTCGGCGCCAAGGGGGAGCGGACGAAGCATGA
- a CDS encoding MGMT family protein, producing MPPSSDTYPKIYAVVKRIPRGRVATYGQVAELAGLGRAARQVGYALHALRSDPARLPWHRVINAQGRVSVRSEPGGDSIQRQLLEREGIEFDAQGRVPLDRVRWRPRSRR from the coding sequence GTGCCCCCGTCGAGTGACACCTATCCGAAGATCTACGCCGTGGTGAAGCGCATTCCGAGGGGTCGGGTGGCCACCTACGGGCAGGTCGCCGAGCTCGCCGGCCTGGGTCGCGCGGCGCGGCAGGTGGGGTACGCCCTGCACGCGCTGCGGAGCGATCCGGCGCGACTGCCCTGGCACCGGGTGATCAACGCCCAGGGCCGCGTGAGCGTGCGGAGCGAACCGGGCGGCGACTCGATCCAGCGGCAGCTCCTGGAGCGCGAAGGCATCGAGTTCGATGCGCAGGGTCGCGTGCCCCTCGATCGGGTGCGCTGGCGCCCGCGGAGCCGCCGATGA
- a CDS encoding M20/M25/M40 family metallo-hydrolase → MKRALGLLAIVLLALLAVGAWRAWQLPSRQLEAAPLEDPAIDADRVAGILGRTLVHRTISHYDRERVETAAFEALQSELDQSFPRVHATLAVERFSDWSLLYHWPGSDPSLEPILLAAHQDVVPVDPSTADQWEQPPFSGAIVAGEIWGRGALDDKGSLVCVLEAVEGLLAEGFSPARGVYLAFGHDEEVGGHRGAEVMAKALEARGVRLEWVLDEGGVVVRDLVDGFDDPIALIGVAEKGSVSLALINEGPGGHSSIPPAQTAVGIVAAGVQALEQQKPEADLVQTTRSTIAFLAPELPFAFRFVLANLGVFEGWLLRGASHLPPLDAANRTTTAATIFHGGTKENVLPRRAEAVVNFRIRPGDSVASITEHVRATVADPRIRVEVAGGTTPREPSPESSVDSDAFAILQQSIHAQFSDALVLPYLVVGGTDARHYARVSDDVYRFLPFRIADSERSRLHGINERVAIDDLVAGVRFYRDAILRSQPGAGTITP, encoded by the coding sequence ATGAAGCGCGCCCTCGGTCTCCTGGCGATCGTCCTCCTCGCGCTCCTCGCCGTGGGCGCGTGGCGCGCCTGGCAGCTGCCCTCCCGGCAGCTCGAGGCCGCGCCCCTCGAGGATCCGGCGATCGATGCCGATCGCGTGGCCGGGATCCTCGGCCGGACCCTCGTGCATCGGACGATCTCGCACTACGACCGGGAGCGGGTCGAGACCGCCGCCTTCGAAGCCCTGCAGAGCGAACTCGACCAGTCCTTCCCCCGGGTCCACGCCACCCTGGCCGTCGAACGCTTCTCCGATTGGAGCCTGCTCTACCACTGGCCCGGTAGCGACCCGTCCCTGGAGCCGATCCTGCTGGCGGCCCATCAAGACGTGGTGCCCGTCGACCCCAGCACGGCCGACCAGTGGGAGCAGCCGCCGTTCTCCGGCGCGATCGTGGCCGGCGAGATCTGGGGCCGCGGCGCCCTCGACGACAAGGGCAGCCTCGTGTGCGTGCTCGAAGCCGTCGAAGGACTCCTGGCCGAGGGGTTCTCCCCCGCGCGCGGCGTGTACCTCGCGTTCGGCCACGACGAAGAGGTCGGAGGCCACCGCGGCGCCGAGGTGATGGCGAAGGCGCTCGAGGCACGCGGTGTGCGTCTGGAGTGGGTGCTCGACGAGGGCGGCGTCGTGGTGCGCGACCTCGTCGACGGCTTCGACGATCCGATCGCCTTGATCGGCGTCGCCGAGAAGGGATCGGTCAGTCTGGCCCTCATCAACGAAGGCCCCGGCGGCCATTCGTCGATCCCGCCCGCCCAGACCGCGGTGGGCATCGTCGCGGCCGGGGTCCAGGCGCTCGAGCAGCAGAAACCGGAAGCGGATCTCGTCCAGACCACGCGTTCGACGATCGCGTTCCTCGCGCCCGAGCTCCCCTTCGCGTTCCGCTTCGTGCTCGCCAACCTGGGCGTCTTCGAAGGCTGGCTGCTGCGCGGGGCGAGCCACCTGCCGCCGCTCGACGCCGCGAACCGCACCACCACGGCTGCCACCATCTTCCATGGCGGCACCAAGGAGAACGTGCTGCCGCGTCGTGCCGAAGCCGTCGTGAACTTCCGGATCCGCCCGGGCGACAGCGTCGCGAGCATCACCGAGCACGTGCGAGCCACGGTCGCCGACCCTCGGATTCGCGTAGAAGTGGCCGGCGGCACGACGCCGCGCGAGCCGAGCCCCGAGTCGTCGGTGGACAGCGACGCCTTCGCGATCCTGCAGCAGTCGATCCACGCCCAGTTCTCCGACGCACTCGTCCTCCCCTATCTCGTGGTGGGCGGCACCGACGCCCGGCACTACGCGCGCGTCTCGGATGACGTCTATCGCTTCCTGCCGTTCCGCATCGCCGACTCGGAGCGGTCGCGCCTCCACGGGATCAACGAGCGCGTCGCCATCGACGACCTCGTGGCCGGCGTGCGTTTCTACCGCGACGCGATCCTGCGCTCCCAGCCAGGCGCTGGGACGATCACGCCCTAG
- a CDS encoding quinone oxidoreductase: MQAIHVDATGGAEALDYREASLPEPGPGQVRVETRACGVNFIDVYFRTGLYPRPTPFVLGLEGAGVVESVGAGVRDLSPGDRVAWAMAPGSYATGLLAPADLLVRVPEAVSDAVAAASMLQGMTAHYLVHGCRETRAGDWALVHAAAGGAGLLLVQTLARAGARVIGTCSTAEKEALARGAGAEHVVRYTEVDFAEAVQELTDGRGVDVVYDSVGATTFEGSLTCLRPRGLLVLYGQSSGPVPPFDLGRLNAQGSLFVTRPSLAHYAADRAELELRAGAVLEAVASGALDVRIGAEFPLAAAADAHRALEGRATTGKVLLQP, encoded by the coding sequence ATCCAGGCGATCCACGTCGACGCGACGGGCGGCGCCGAGGCTCTCGACTACCGGGAAGCCAGCCTGCCGGAGCCCGGGCCGGGCCAGGTGCGGGTCGAAACCCGTGCTTGCGGCGTGAACTTCATCGACGTCTACTTCCGGACGGGGCTCTACCCGCGGCCCACGCCCTTCGTGCTCGGGCTCGAAGGGGCGGGGGTGGTCGAGTCGGTGGGTGCAGGGGTGCGCGACCTCTCCCCCGGCGATCGCGTGGCCTGGGCGATGGCGCCGGGCTCATACGCCACGGGTCTCCTCGCACCCGCGGACCTGTTGGTGCGCGTCCCCGAGGCAGTGTCCGACGCGGTGGCCGCCGCTTCGATGCTGCAGGGCATGACGGCCCACTACCTCGTGCACGGCTGTCGTGAGACCCGCGCTGGCGACTGGGCGTTGGTACACGCGGCGGCGGGCGGTGCGGGTCTGCTGCTCGTGCAAACGCTGGCGCGCGCCGGTGCTCGGGTGATCGGCACCTGTTCGACCGCCGAGAAAGAAGCCCTCGCGCGCGGCGCCGGGGCCGAGCACGTCGTCCGTTACACGGAGGTCGACTTCGCCGAGGCCGTGCAGGAACTCACCGACGGCCGCGGGGTCGACGTCGTGTACGACTCGGTTGGCGCGACGACCTTCGAGGGCAGCCTCACCTGCCTGCGGCCGCGCGGCCTCCTGGTGCTCTACGGCCAGTCCTCGGGCCCCGTCCCGCCCTTCGATCTCGGCCGCTTGAATGCCCAGGGCTCGCTCTTCGTGACGCGACCTTCCCTCGCGCACTACGCCGCCGATCGCGCCGAACTCGAGCTGCGCGCCGGCGCCGTGCTCGAAGCCGTGGCGTCGGGTGCCCTCGACGTTCGCATCGGCGCCGAGTTCCCCCTGGCCGCGGCCGCCGACGCCCACCGCGCCCTCGAAGGGCGGGCCACGACGGGGAAGGTGCTGTTGCAGCCCTAG
- a CDS encoding isocitrate lyase/PEP mutase family protein gives MTRTSPADRLRTLLEGSALLRMPCCYDAHTARLIERAGFPLTFMSGFAVAAARGFPDTGLLSYGEMQDQGRQICSAVSFPVIGDADTGYGNPMNVRRTVAGYAAAGFACAMIEDQRAPKRCGHTRGKQVVERDEALSRVRAAVDARDAGADVLIMARTDARATHGLDEALWRAQAFADLGVDLLFVEAPTSEAEMERVCGATSVPQMANMVEGGDTPILPPNRLESLGYRIAAYPLTLLSAATRAMQQALAALGDGTQVEGLLPFAELREIVGFDAYEAEQARYADASREEPR, from the coding sequence ATGACCCGTACGTCCCCCGCCGACCGGTTGCGGACACTGTTGGAGGGCTCCGCACTGCTGCGGATGCCCTGTTGCTACGACGCCCACACCGCGCGCCTCATCGAACGCGCCGGCTTCCCCCTGACCTTCATGAGCGGTTTCGCCGTCGCCGCGGCGCGCGGCTTTCCCGACACGGGCTTGCTCTCCTACGGCGAGATGCAGGATCAGGGGCGTCAGATCTGCAGTGCCGTCTCGTTCCCCGTGATCGGCGATGCGGACACGGGCTACGGAAACCCGATGAACGTGCGTCGCACCGTCGCAGGCTATGCCGCGGCGGGGTTCGCTTGCGCCATGATCGAGGACCAGCGCGCGCCGAAGCGCTGCGGTCACACGCGCGGGAAACAGGTGGTCGAACGCGACGAAGCCCTGTCGCGCGTGCGCGCGGCGGTGGACGCCCGCGATGCCGGCGCCGACGTCCTCATCATGGCGCGCACCGACGCCCGCGCCACCCACGGGCTCGACGAAGCGCTCTGGCGCGCCCAGGCCTTCGCCGATCTCGGCGTCGATCTGCTCTTCGTCGAAGCGCCGACGAGTGAGGCGGAGATGGAGCGGGTGTGCGGCGCGACGTCGGTCCCCCAGATGGCGAACATGGTCGAAGGCGGCGATACGCCGATCCTCCCGCCGAATCGCCTGGAGTCGCTCGGCTATCGCATCGCGGCCTATCCGCTCACGCTCCTGTCCGCCGCGACGCGCGCCATGCAACAGGCGCTCGCGGCGCTCGGCGACGGAACCCAGGTCGAAGGGCTCTTGCCCTTCGCCGAGCTGCGCGAGATCGTGGGCTTCGACGCCTACGAAGCGGAACAGGCGCGCTACGCCGATGCCTCTCGCGAGGAGCCTCGGTGA